The Janthinobacterium lividum genome has a window encoding:
- a CDS encoding BolA family protein, with amino-acid sequence MMHTTTENTSPETRMQRIRTRLETALSPLECLLEDDSARHRGHAGAASGGGHYNLRIISSQFEGLRLVMRHRLVYDSVHDMMHNEIHALAIVALAPSEVA; translated from the coding sequence ATGATGCATACCACCACCGAGAATACTTCGCCGGAAACGCGGATGCAGCGTATTCGTACCCGCCTGGAAACAGCACTTTCCCCTCTGGAATGCCTGCTGGAAGACGACTCGGCGCGCCACCGGGGCCATGCGGGCGCCGCGTCGGGCGGAGGCCATTACAATCTGCGGATTATTTCTAGTCAATTTGAAGGCCTCAGGCTCGTCATGCGCCATCGACTGGTGTATGATTCCGTGCACGATATGATGCATAATGAGATACATGCATTGGCGATTGTGGCATTGGCGCCGTCCGAGGTAGCATAA